The genome window ATGCACCCCGCCCCGCCGCACCCGCCCCGGGACTGGCGGCAGGCCTCGTGGTGGGCCGTCCCGCACTCGTTGCAGACCGAGGCGTCCTGGCCCAGCTCCAGGGGTTGGCCGCACCAGGGGCAGGGGGCCCCCTGCAGCTTGAGGTTTGCCTTCATCGTTCGGAATGTTTCCATACCTTCCTCCCGGTCACTGGTTTTCCGGCGCTTTTCTCAGACGTTCCTCGAACTCGAGGACGGTGCTCCCGACGCACAACTGCTCCCCGGACCGCAGCCGCCAGCGGCGGACCGGACGGCCCGACGCCGTCGTCCCCCCCGGGCTCCCCAGGTCCTCCAGTTCCCACGCGTCGCCGACCCGGTGGAGGGCGGCGTGCTCCGGGGCGATCCCGGCGTCCTTGAAGAGGTAGATGTCCGCCTTGGGCGAGGACCCGACGAGGATGGGGGTCCGGTAGAGCACGAAGGACTTCCCGGCCAGCGGCCCGGTCCGGACCTTGACCCAGGCCTCCCGGGTCAGCCGCTCGGAGAGGGCGACGAAGAACCCGATGGAGAGCCCGACGGCGGCCAGCCCCACGGCGCGGGAGAGGTCCGCCCCCTGGAAGAGCGACCCACCCTGCAGAAAACGGCTGACGGGGTCGAAGAAGGCCCCGCCCAGGGCGCCGCCCATCATGCCCCCGAGGACGGTGTTCTTCAGCTGCGTCCGGGTGCTCCGCACCAGGTTCATCCCCAGGCCCATGGCCAGGGCCACGCAGAGCCAGGCGGCGCTGCGGCAGGAGACGAAGCCCGCGAAGGCCGGGAGCGAGAGATCGTGGACGGTGATGAAGGTCCGCCCCGCGGTCTGGGTCTCCATGATCTGCTCCCCGATCAGCATGATCGCCCCGGCCGGTATGAACGACAGGAGGGAGAAAACCACCGCCAGGCCCGTCCCGGTGAGGCTCCGGACAATGGTCCGCCGCCAGTTCCGGCTGCTGAGCCCCTCGGCCATGAAAAGGCAGAGGGCGACCAGGGACGCCGTCAGGGGAAACAGCAGGAAACCGGCCGCGTTTTTCCGGTCGTCCAGACCGCCCGCCACGGTCGTCGGGGTGCCGGCCGGTGCGGGACGGACCGCCAGCGCGATCAAGGTGGTGGGGTCCCGGAAAGACCCCACCGACTCCACGAACATGCCGCTTTTGAAGGCCTCGGGGCCCTCGAGGGCGGGCTCGCCGTCCGCCCCGGCCTCGGAGCGGGTGATCCCCGGGATCAATAGGACCTCGTGTTTCCCCACCGTAAGGGAGAGGCTGCCCGGCACGCCGACGCCGAAGGGCTCGGGGTTGACCAGGGTCACTTCCCCCGAGACTCCCGAGAAATCGTGAAGGTACGGCTCGAGGATCATCCAGCTGAGGAAGGCCCCCAGGAGGCCCGCCAGGGTCAGGTGGAAGAGGCTGTCGTGGATCAGGCGCCGCCAGCCGGAGTCGGCGACCGGCGGGAGGACCTGCCGCTCCCGCAGCCTCCGCGACAGCTCCAGGTCCCGCTCCACCTCGGCGGTGTAGAGGTCTTCACGCGTGATTCGGATCGGTTCGTCCTGCATGGTCCTTCCCTCCCGGATATCCGCCGGCCCGGGCCGACGTCACGGCTTCGCCGGAGCCGGTTTCCCCGGCTTCGCCCCCGGTTCGGCGGGAGCCTTCTGCGCCCCGCCCGGCGGGACGGCGACCGACGGCGGTGACCCGGCGCCGCCCGCCGGGACCGTCGGCTTCCCGGCGCCGGGTGAAACCGCCCGGACCCGGTCCTGGTACGCTTTCCCGTTCGCCGGGTCCAGAGCGGCCGCCACCGAGAGGAGGCGCTCCGCGTCGGCGATGGCGCCGCCGCGCGCAGCCGCGACCGCCAGCTCCGCGTACAACCCCGCCAACCCGGCACGAAGCCGCGCCGCCTCGCCCGGGGGCACCCCGAGGCCGGGGCCCCGGGGGCGCGCGACGGTCTCGAGGTCCGCCAGGAGGCGATCGACCCGGCCGGTGTCCTTCCGGAGCCGTTCCACGGCGTCCAGAGCGGCCCGGACCTCCGCCTCCGCCGGGGACGGCGGTGCGGCCGGGCCCTTGAGCGCCTTCGCCGGAGAGAGGTGCTCCGCCGCCTTCGCGAGCCGCGACCGGATCTCCTCCAGCGCCCGGGACTGGGCCGCGTAACCGATGTCGGTCCGCAGGAGGCCCAGGATCTCCTGGTTCAGGGAGGCGAAGGCGGCTTCCACCCGGTCTGCGCCCGAGGCGGACAGGAACTCCCGCCGGGGGTCCACGCTCGCCGGCCGCGACGGGGAGAAAAACCACCAGCCGATCAGGCTCCCCAGGATCACCAGGACCAGGGCCCCCACCGCCAGGACCGGCAGGGGGAGCGAAGAGAGGCTGAACTCGTCGTCGTCACGGGGCGGGGCGGGACGCGGGACGCTCTTCATGGCGGGCGTCTCCTCCGACCCGGCGGCCGCCTTCTCGGGAACGGCTGTCGTCCGCGGCTCGTCCCAGGTGATCTCCCGGCGCCCGATCCAGTGGTGGCGCAGTCGCCAGACGGACCCGTCCTTCCACACGAAGACCCCGTGTTTGCGGGCCTTCGGGTCGTGGACCAGGGCGATCTGGAAGGGGAGGTTGAAGAAGCTCTGGTGGATGAACCGGTCCCGGTCCGAGAGGAAGACCCCGAAGCCGGGGTGGGTGTGGTACCAGCCCACGATGCGCTTGCCGGCGTGGCGGGTGTCCATCTCCGCGTTGACGTGGGCCCAGGAGTCGTGGGTCAGGGTCAGCTCCGTCTTGCCCTCCACGGCGTGGAGGGCGTCGATGGTGTCGTCCACCCGGACGTACGCGCCGCCGTCGTCCCGGAGGACCTGCCCCACGAGGATACCCCCGATCTCCACCGCCTCGTTCTCGTTGCCCCGGGCCGAGATCCGGTCGAAGGCTTCCTCCGAGATCACGACGCGCAGTTCCTGCTCCACGGGCGGAAACGGCCGGACCTCCAGCGCTGAAACCTCGAGCGAGCGGTAATCGATGTCGTGCACCACGAACCTCCTTGTCACCAGGGGTTGAGGGTCTCTTCCGGTGACCCGGGCCCGCCGGCCAGCCGGCCGAGGGCTTCTCCCGCGTCTCCCGCCAGGAGCCAGCCCTCGGCGGGCGCCAGGCCGCGGCGAACGGCCAGGATGTCGTAGGGTGGGACCCCGATGTCCGAGAGGGTCCGGTCAGGGTCGACCCCGCACCCCTCGCAGAGGGAATTCACAGGGACGGCGACCCGGTGGGCCCCGCAGGCGGGGCAGGCGGCGGCGGACTCGGCGAGGCTCCCCACCACGCCCCCGGCCGGGTCCG of Acidobacteriota bacterium contains these proteins:
- a CDS encoding FHA domain-containing protein encodes the protein MQDEPIRITREDLYTAEVERDLELSRRLRERQVLPPVADSGWRRLIHDSLFHLTLAGLLGAFLSWMILEPYLHDFSGVSGEVTLVNPEPFGVGVPGSLSLTVGKHEVLLIPGITRSEAGADGEPALEGPEAFKSGMFVESVGSFRDPTTLIALAVRPAPAGTPTTVAGGLDDRKNAAGFLLFPLTASLVALCLFMAEGLSSRNWRRTIVRSLTGTGLAVVFSLLSFIPAGAIMLIGEQIMETQTAGRTFITVHDLSLPAFAGFVSCRSAAWLCVALAMGLGMNLVRSTRTQLKNTVLGGMMGGALGGAFFDPVSRFLQGGSLFQGADLSRAVGLAAVGLSIGFFVALSERLTREAWVKVRTGPLAGKSFVLYRTPILVGSSPKADIYLFKDAGIAPEHAALHRVGDAWELEDLGSPGGTTASGRPVRRWRLRSGEQLCVGSTVLEFEERLRKAPENQ
- a CDS encoding Mov34/MPN/PAD-1 family protein, whose protein sequence is MHDIDYRSLEVSALEVRPFPPVEQELRVVISEEAFDRISARGNENEAVEIGGILVGQVLRDDGGAYVRVDDTIDALHAVEGKTELTLTHDSWAHVNAEMDTRHAGKRIVGWYHTHPGFGVFLSDRDRFIHQSFFNLPFQIALVHDPKARKHGVFVWKDGSVWRLRHHWIGRREITWDEPRTTAVPEKAAAGSEETPAMKSVPRPAPPRDDDEFSLSSLPLPVLAVGALVLVILGSLIGWWFFSPSRPASVDPRREFLSASGADRVEAAFASLNQEILGLLRTDIGYAAQSRALEEIRSRLAKAAEHLSPAKALKGPAAPPSPAEAEVRAALDAVERLRKDTGRVDRLLADLETVARPRGPGLGVPPGEAARLRAGLAGLYAELAVAAARGGAIADAERLLSVAAALDPANGKAYQDRVRAVSPGAGKPTVPAGGAGSPPSVAVPPGGAQKAPAEPGAKPGKPAPAKP